Proteins encoded in a region of the Vicia villosa cultivar HV-30 ecotype Madison, WI linkage group LG5, Vvil1.0, whole genome shotgun sequence genome:
- the LOC131601811 gene encoding uncharacterized protein LOC131601811, with product MADQEKHNMEVRMEIDELKSGMIKLTEMMQVLMARTDPPQRTVISEVSTAVVDPLQVQKPPSTWPEFGLPENFSPTYVNASMVGQTSRQIFQPPVFSEPPPVVHTVAQAVPAHYDNPLYDYRSVGSQSVSQGDCGEVEEVREQYQALEKRLRAMEGRNFFSVNADNMGLVSNLVMPSKFKVPEFEKYKGHTCPRSHLTMYYRKMTAYTNNQNLLIHCFQDSLSGASLKWYMSLEKGCVQDFQDLADAFMEQYKYNLDMAPDRRQLQNMAQKEKESFKEYAQRWRELASQVEPPLSEKELTSLFMDTLSPFFWEKMIGSVSSNFTDLVTIGQRLEEGIKKGKVSVVVDSSKKPFGGFQKKKEGETSAVERPRQRAQHYDQPQVAAVQIPRQNAGQNQNRVARPKTEFDPIPMTYTELYPHLVQLGLITTRSFTPRDPPPAGFRADLHCEFHQGAAGHDLEHCYALKARVQDLVRGKVIDFKAITPNVLNNPFPVNDK from the coding sequence ATGGCGGACCAAGAGAAACATAACATGGAAGTCAGAATGGAAATCGATGAGTTGAAATCAGGCATGATTAAGCTTACTGAGATGATGCAAGTGTTGATGGCAAGGACTGATCCACCTCAGAGGACTGTTATTTCCGAAGTCTCTACTGCTGTTGTTGATCCTTTACAAGTTCAAAAGCCACCTTCTACTTGGCCAGAATTTGGGTTACCTGAGAATTTTTCTCCAACATATGTCAATGCTTCTATGGTGGGTCAAACTTCGAGGCAGATATTTCAACCTCCAGTCTTTTCTGAACCTCCACCTGTTGTTCATACTGTTGCTCAAGCTGTTCCGGCTCATTATGACAATCCTCTTTATGACTACCGTTCTGTTGGTTCTCAAAGTGTTAGTCAAGGAGACTGTGGTGAAGTTGAAGAAGTCCGTGAGCAATATCAGGCATTGGAAAAgagactaagagctatggaaggaagaaatttctttagtgtgaatgctgataatatgggtcttgtttcaaatcttgtcatgccttccaaattcaaagttcctgagtttgagaagtataaggggcatacttgtccaaggagtcatttgaccatgtattATAGAAAGATGACTGCCTATACCAACAATCAAAATttgctcattcattgctttcaagatagtttgAGTGGTGCTTCTTTGAAGTGGTACATGAGTTTGGAAAAGGGTTGTGTTCAAGACTTCCAAGATTTAGCTGATGCGTTCATGGAACAGTACAAGTATAATCTGGATATGGCACCTGACCGTCGTCAACTTCAGAACATGGCTCAGAAggaaaaggaatctttcaaagaatatgctcaacgttggagagaattgGCTTCCCAAGTTGAACCACCTCTGTCTGAGAAAGAATTGACTAGCttgttcatggatactctctctcctttcttttgggagaagatgattggaagtgtgtcttcaaaTTTCACTGATTTGGTAACAattggtcaaaggctagaagAAGGAATTAAGAAAGGAAAAGTGTCTGTTGTTGTTGATTCTTCAAAGAAACCTTTTGGGggcttccaaaagaagaaagaaggtgaaacTAGTGCTGTTGAAAGGCCTCGACAGAGAGCTCAACATTATGATCAACCTCAGGTAGCTGCTGTTCAAATTCCTCGTCAAAATGCTGGTCAGAATCAGAATCGTGTTGCAAGGCCTAAAACAGAGTTTGATCCTATTCCGATGACGTATACTGAATTGTATCCTCACTTGGTTCAACTAGGTTTGATTACCACAAGGTCTTTTACTCCTAGAGATCCTCCTCCTGCTGGATTCAGGgctgatcttcattgtgaattCCATCAGGGAGCTGCTGGTCATGATTTGGAGCATTGTTATGCACTGAAGGCTAGAGTGCAAGATTTGGTCAGAGGAAAAGTGATAGATTTCAAAGCTATAACTCCAAACGTGCTCAACAATCCTTTTCCAGTGAATGACAAATGA